gggggggggggaggaaatctgtcagaggagggggggcagaggaaacggtcgggggggggggtgagaaaacGGTCAGAGGacaggcggggggagggggggcagaggaaacGGTCAGAGGACAGGCGGGGGCGAGGAAACGGTCAGAGGacaggcggggggagggggggcagaggaaacGGTCAGAGGacaggcggggggagggggggaggaggaaacGGTCAGAGGACAGGCGGGGGGCGAGGAAACGGTCAGAGGacaggcggggggagggggggaggaggaaacGGTCAGAGGACAGGCGGGGGGCGAGGAAACGGTCAGAGGACAGGCGGGGGGCGAGGAAACGGTCAGAGGACAGGCGGGGGGCGAGGAAACGGTCAGAGGACAGGCGGGGGGCGAGGAAACGGTCAGAGGacaggcggggggagggggggaggaggaaacggtcagggggaggggggcgaggaAACGGTcagaggacaggaggggggcgaGGAAACGGTcagaggacaggaggggggcgaGGAAacggtcagaggggggggggggccagaggaaACGGTCAGAGGACAGGCGGGGGGCGAGGAAACGGTCAGAGGACAGGCGGGGGAGATGAGGAAACGGTcagaggggggggccagaggaaaCGGTCAGAGGacaggcggggggagggggggcagaggaaacGGTCAGAGGacaggcggggggagggggggggcgaggaaacggtcagaggacaggaggggggcgaGGAAACGGTCagaggacaggagggggagatgaggaaacggtcagaggggggggggcgaggaaacgGTCAGAGGACAGGCGGGGGGCGAGGAAacggtcagaggggggggggggccagaggaaACGGTCAGAGGACAGGCGGGGGAGATGAGGAAacggtcagagggggggggggggggggccagaggaaACGGTCAGAGGACAGGCGGGGGGCGAGGAAACGGTCagagggggggggccagaggaaACGGTCAGAGGacaggcggggggagggggggcagaggaaacggtcaggggggggggggcgaggaaacggtcagaggacaggaggggggcgaGGAAACAGTCagagggggggggccagaggaaACGGACAGAGgacaggaaggggggagggggggaggaggaaacGGTCAGAGGACAGGCGGGGGGCGAGGAAACGGTCagagggggggggccagaggaaACGGTCagaggacaggagggggagatgaggaaacggtcagaggggggggggggggggccagaggaaACGGTCAGAGGacaggcggggggagggggggcagaggaaacggtcggggggggggggggggcgaggaaacggtcagaggacaggaggggggcgaGGAAACGGTCagaggacaggagggggagatgagGAAACGGTCAGAGGacaggcggggggagggggggcagaggaaacggtcaggggggggggggggcgaggaaacggtcagaggacaggaggggggcgaGGAAACGGTCAGAGGACAGGCGGGGGGCGAGGAAACGGTCagagggggggggccagaggaaACGGTCAGAGGacaggcggggggagggggggcagaggaaacggtcaggggggggggggcgaggaaacggtcagaggacaggaggggggcgaGGAAACGGTCagaggacaggagggggagatgaggaaacggtcagaggggggggggccagaggaaACGGTCAGAGGacaggcggggggagggggggcagaggaaacggtcaggggggggggggggcgaggaaacggtcagaggacaggaggggggcgaGGAAACGGTCAGAGGACAGGCGGGGGGCGAGGAAacggtcagaggggggggggccagaggaaACGGTCAGAGGacaggcggggggagggggggcagaggaaacggtcagggggggggggggcgaggaaacggtcagaggacaggaggggggcgaGGAAACGGTCAGAGGATGAAGATTAGGAGCGGTGAAGAACGATTAGAGGAAGTTCTGGAAGATTCCCGACTCACATGAATGGCCATCACTGGAAGGTCGATGTAGTTCAGGAGCTCGTAATGGAACTTCACCGACATGCAGGAGGAGAAGAAAACCATCATCTTCTTCTTCCGGTTCTTCTTCAGGAAGGTGAAGAGCAGCAGGAAGCGTTTCTCGGAGGAGCAGACGACATACCCCTGAGACGGGACAGAAGAATGGTGACCACACAAGAAGACCCCCCCACTGTCCTCAACACCCCACAACCTCCTCCACACCCCACAACCTCCTCCACACCCCACAACCTCCTCCACACCCCACAACCtcctccacacccccctacctgctccAGACCATCCACAGTGGCCGTGTCCTTGTTGTCATCCACCCCCACATACAGCGGCTCCTTCTTCAGGGAGATCCGAGCCAAATCCTCCACCTTCCGGGTCTGAGTGGCCGAGAACAACATCGTCTGCCGGCGTTCTGCGGGAAAGACATACGTGAGCGTTTGAGACCGATGCGACACGGACCACCGTACCTGAAATCCACACCACACCCACCCCAGAATAGACACACCCACCACAGAGCCCCGAGAATGAGACCCGCCCACCATAGAGCCCCGAGAATGGGACCCACCCACCCCAGACCTCACCCCAGAATAGACACACCCACCCCAGACCTTCCCACCACAGAGCCCCAATAATGGGACCCACCCACCGGGACCCACCCACCCCAGAATAGACACACCCACCACAGACCTCACCCCAGAATAGACACACCCACCACAGACCTCACCCCAGAATAGACACACCCACCCCAGACCTCACCCCAGAATAGACACACCCACCACAGACCTCCCCCCAGAATAGACACACCCACCACAGACCTCCCCCCAGAATAGACACACCCACCCCAGACCTCCCCGAGAATGGGACCCACCCACCACAGAGCCCCACCCCAGAATAGACACACCCACCCCAGACCTCCCCCCAGAATACACACCCACCCCAGACCTCCCCCCAGAATACACACCCACCACAGACCTCCCCCCAGAATAGACACACCCACCACAGACCTCCCCCCAGAATAGACACACCCACCCCAGACCTCCCCGAGAATGGGACCCACCCACCACAGAATAGACACACCCACCCCAGACCTCCCCCCAGAATAGACACACCCACCCCAGACCTCCCCGAGAATGGGACCCACCCACCACAGAATAGACACACCCACCCCAGACCTCCCCCCAGAATAGACACACCCACCCCAGACCTCCCCCCAGAATAGACACACCAACCCCAGACCTCCCCCCAGAATAGACACCCACCACAGAGCCCAGAGAATGGACACACCCACCACAGAGCCCCGAGAATAGACACACCCACCACAGACCTTCCCCGAGAATGGGACCCACCCCAGAGCCCCGCCCCAGAATAGACACACCCACCATAGCCCCACCGCCACACCCCAGTATTACAGATTTGGGTGGCACTCACTTGGTAGCAGGCCGATGATCTGTTTCATTTCTTGCTCAAAGCCGACCTCCAGGATTCTATCGGCCTCGTCGATCACAAGGCACTGCAGGTTCTTGTACATGAAGCCAGGcgtgttctgcaggaggagtgaGACTCACTATGAATCTTGTAGCAGACATCAATTTGTACCTCATTGGATCAccaaaatgacccccccccccccccccatggctgcCAGAGACCCCGGCACAGCCAGTACCTGCATGTGGTCCAGCAATCTCCCAGGCGTGGCCACAATAATATTAATGCCATTGGCCAGTTTCTGGGCCTCTGCGGAGCGGTTGCTCCCCCCCATTATCAGGCCGTAGGTGTGGACATGGTGGGCCATCAGCTCCTTCAGAACGCCGTACGTCTGCATGGCCAACTCCCTGGTGGGGGACAAGATGAGGACCCCGGTTCCTGCGGAGAGAAGAAAATCATTATCTCTGTAGAGACCACAACACCAGACCGGGACCCGCCGGGGGGACCAACCTGACCACTGAGGACAACACCAGACAGGGACCCACCGGGGGGACCAACCTGACCACTGAGGACAACACCAGACAGGGACCCGCCAGGGGGGACCCACATTATCTCTATAGAGACCACAACACCAGACAGGGACCCGCCGGGGGGACCAACCTGACACTGAGGACAACACCAGACAGGgacccgccgggggggggggggacctacctgaccactgagGACAACACCAGACAGGGACCCACCGGGGGGACCAACCTGACCACTGAGGACAACAACAGACAGATACCCACCGGGAGGACCAACCTGACCACTGAGGACAACACCAGACAGGGACCCACCGGGGGGACCAACCTGACCACTGAGGACAACACCAGACAGGGACCCACCGGGGGGACCAACCTGACCACTGAGGACAACTCCAGAcagggaccgggggggggggggggcacctgacCACTGAGGACAACACCAGACAGGGACCCGCCAGGGAGGACCAACCTAACCACTGAGGACAACACCAGACCGGGACCGGGGGGGACCAACCTGACCACTGAGGACAACACCAGACAGGGACCCGCCGGGGGGACCAACCTGACCACTGAGGACAACACCAGAcagggaccggggggggggggcacctgacCACTGAGGACAACACCAGACAGGGACCCGCCGGGGGGACCAACCTGACCACTGAGGACAACAGCAAACCGGGAAGAGACCACAATCGCGGACATCGGCAGTTCTGGATGGGATATAGAAAGCTGAAatggggagttccactttaaccgaCACTACAGGAGTGATGACTGCAATCCCCTCCCCCAGGGGGCGGTCTCATCTGTTCTATACAGATACTGTGATAGGTGGATTCCCCTCCCCCAGGGGGCGGTCTCATCTGTTCTATACAGATACTGCGATAGGTGGATTCCCCTCCCCCGGGGGGCGGTCTCATCTGTTCTATACAGATACTGCGATAGGTGGATTCCCCTCCCCCAGGGGGCGGTCTCATCTGTTCTATACAGATACTGCGATAGGTGGATTCCCCTCCCCCGGGGGGCGGTCTCATCTGTTCTATACAGATACTGCGATAGGTGGATTCCCCTCCCCCAGGGGGCGGTCTCATCTGTTCTATACAGATACTGCGATAGGTGGATTCCCCTCCCCCAGGGGGCGGTCTCATCTGTTCTATACAGATACTGCGATAGGTGGATTCCCCTCCCCCAGGGGGCGGTCTCATCTGTTCTATACAGATACTGCGATAGGTGGATTCCCCTCCCCCAGGGGGCGGTCTCATCTGTTCTATACAGATACTGCGATAGGTGGATTCCCCTCCCCCGGGGGGCGGTCTCATCTGTTCTATACAGATACTGCGATAGGTGGATTCCCCTCCCCCAGGGGGCGGTCTCATCTGTTCTATACAGATACTGCGATAGGTGGATTACCCTCCCCGGGGGGCGGTCTCATCTGTTCTATACAGATACTGCGATAGGTGGATTCCCCTCCCCCAGGGGGCGGTCTCATCTGTTCTATACAGATACTGCGATAGGTGGATTCCCCTCCCCCAGGGGGCGGTCTCATCTGTCCTATACAGATACTGTGATAGGTGGATTCCCCTCCCCCAGGGGGCGGTCTCATCTGTTCTATACAGATACTGTGATAGGTGGATTCCCCTCCCCCAGGGGGCGGTCTCATCTGTCCTATCACAGTATCTGTATAGGTGGATTCCCCTCCCCCAGGGGGCGGTCTCACCTGTTCTATACAGATACTGCGATAGGTGGATTCCCCTCCCCCAGGGGGCGGTCTCATCTGTTCTATACAGATACTGTGATAGGTGGATTCCCCTCCCCCAGGGGGCGGTCTCATCTGTCCTATCACAGTATCTGTATAGGTGGATTCCCCTCCCCCAGGGGGCGGTCTCACCTGTTCTATACAGATACTGCGATAGGTGGATTCCCCTCCCCCAGGGGGCGGTCTCATCTGTTCTATACAGATACTGTGATAGGTGGATTCCCCTCCCCCAGGGAGCGGTCTCATCTGTTCTATACAGATACTGCGATAGGTGGATTCCCCTCCCCCAGGGAGCGGTCTCATCTGTTCTATACAGATACTGCGATAGGTGGATTCCCCTCCCCCAGGGGGCGGTCTCATCTGTTCTATACAGATACTGCGATAGGTGGATTCCCCTCCCCAGGGGGCGGTCTCATCTGTTCTATACAGATACTGTGATAGGTGGATTCCCCTCCCCCAGGGAGCGGTCTCACCTGTTCTATACAGATACTGTGATAGGtggattcccctccccccagggggCAGTCTCATCTGTTCTATACAGATACTGTGATAGGTGGATTCCCCTCCCCCAGGGAGCGGTCTCATCTGTTCTATACAGATACTGCGATAGGTGGATTCCCCTCCCCCAGGGGGCGGTCTCATCTGTTCTATACAGATACTGTGATAGGTGGATTACCCTCCCCAGGGGGCGGTCTCATCTGTTCTATACAGATACTGCGATAGGTGGATTGCCGTCCCCCAGGGGGCGGTCTCATCTGTTCTATACAGATACTGTGATAGGTGGATTCCCCTCCCCCAGGGGGCGGTCTCACCTGTTCTATACAGATACTGTGATAGGTGGATTCCCCTCCCCCAGGGGGCGGTCTCATCTGTTCTATACAGATACTGTGATAGGTGGATTCCCCTcccccagggggcggtcctaccCATACAGGACGGACATTTTTCCGGATTCTCACCGTTTCTCGGCATGAACTTCAGCTTGTAGACGAGTTCTATGGCCGGGATCAGGAAGGCCAACGTCTTCCCACTGCCGGTACGAGCCGCAGCCAGGACGTCTCTGCAACAAGAGGAGGGAGATTCATAGGAGTGTGTCACATGACTCAGGAGGAGAGGGGCGGAGTTCCTCCATCTAGGGGCGGGGACATATAAAACAGACGCACGCGGTGTCCTCACCTTCCCTCCAGAAGAGGCCGGATGGTTTTATGCTGAATCTCCGTCATGTGAGTGAATCCCATCTCAGAGATCGCCCTCAGCGTACTCTCATCCACCAGACTGGACAGCGAGGAGAACGACTCCTCCTCAAAGGCTCCTAAAATGTAAATATAGGTCACATgatggaaggaggggggaggagggaggaaggagggggaggagtggggaagaagaagagggaggaggaggaaggagggagggaggagggagggggaaggaggagggaggaaggagggggaggagtggggaagaagaagagggaggaggaggaaggagggagggaggagggagggggaaggaggagggaggaaggagggggaggagtggggaagaagaagagggaggaggaggaaagagggagggaggaggaggagggccacAACGTGACTGcggataggaggaggaggaggaggaggaggaggaggaggaggaggaggaggaggaggaggaggaggaagaagaaaggaaggaaggaaggaaggaaggaaggatgcacACAGCCGAGTCTATACCAGTACCTGTCAGGCCCATCGGTAAACTCGACTCctcttcttcatcatcatcctccttctCAGAATTGACCGCTGCGCCATCTTCATCCTTGGCTTCTGCATTTGTCTCGGATTCCTCTTCATTCTTCACTCTCTTGGCGTCTAGGAGAGAAGATAAATATCAGCAACAGAAGAGAAAAAAGGACTTTATTATATACTCAACCCCCAAATACAACACGCTCCACCCCCGAGTAATAGCAGACAGGACGTATATGCTCCACCCCCGAGTAATACTGGATGGGATCATACAACACGCTCCACCCCCGAGTAATACTGGGTGGGATCATACAACACGCTCCACCCCCGAGTAATACTGGGTGGGATCATACAACACGCTCCACCCCCGAGTAATACTGGGATCATACAACACGCTCCACCCCCGAGTAATACTGGGTGGGATCATACAACACGCTCCACCCCCGAGTAATACTGGGTGGGATCATACAACACGCTCCACCCCCGAGTAATACTGGATGGGATCATACAACACGCTCCACCCCCGAGTAATACTGGATGGGATCATACAACACGCTCCACCCCCGAGTAATACTGGATGGGATCATACAACACGCTCCACCCCCGAGTAATACTGGATGGGATCATACAACACGCTCCACCCCCGAGTAATACCAGACAGTATGTATATGCTCCACCCCCGAGTAATACTGGGTGGGATCATACAACACGCTCCACCCCCAAGTAATACTGGGTGGTATCATACAACACGCTCCACCCCCGAGTAATACCAGACAGGACGTATATGCTCCACCCCCGAGTAATACTGGGCGGGGCTATGGTGTGTGCCACCCCCGAATAATGCCAAACAGGACAGTATAAAAGATCAAACCGGATTTTTGACTTAACAAGCAAATTGTCCCCAAACACCCCAATCAGAAGAGGGTGATCACCCCTGAACATGACTGATCCTGTGTGTGTCCTTCTCATGTGTATCACCGCTCTGCGGACGCCGGATACTTCACCGCTTCCTGACCAGCCTCCATCATCGTACGGCGGCAGATCGGCGCGATCTTGTAAACCATCATAGCTGTACATCGGCCCTTTAAGCGGGATaccgggcacgagaggcagaacaggggcgtgaagttcctacaagctgggaaccacgatctgtcatcttctatagcgagtcccctccccctacagttagaacacgccccttccctgccagtcacatttatacagtaatcagtggacattttttagctctgatcgctgtataaatgtgaatggtcccaaaaacgtgtccaatgtgtccgccgcaatcccgataaaaatcacagatcgccgccattactaaaaaaaaataaaaaataaaccccattaaactgtcccctattttgtagacgctatatataacttttgcgcaaaccaattaaacgcttattgtgattttttttaccaaaaatatatagaatacgcatcggtctaaactgagggggggggagctttttttttttaaataaataaattggggatatttattatatcttatcatttttttaaattgtggccctttctttatagcgcaaaaaaataaaacccgcagaggtgaccaaataccaccaaaagaaatctctatttgtgggaaaaaaggacgccaattttgtttgggagccacgtcgcacgaccgcgcaattgtcagttaaagcgacgcagtgccgaatcacacaAAGTGGCCGGTCATTGGGCAGTAAGCCAAGGTTTGCTGTGGCCCCTCATAAGGGATGAGGTCTGTGGTAGGAGCCCGCCATGGGGAGAGGGAGCCGCCATCTTACCTGCACTGCCATCCTCTGTCACCGGCATCTTccgtttcttcttcttcttcctcttggtGGGGGAGGGCTTGGGGGGCTCCTCATCACCTCCACTGACTGCGGCTGGCTGCGGGATGTCGccgatctcctccaccttctcctcctcctcttctccatcttccaccacACTCTCCTCTATGGAGACCTTCCCTGAGAAGAGAAAACAGAGCGTCATACCGACTTCCTCCCACCAGATGGAGCTCTGCACACTCCTATATGGAGCCAGCGTTGTTGGgcagaggcccttgtcccaattAACATGGGACAAGGTGGATTGGGGGGTACACCTGCCCCAAAGTGCCCAATCCCCCTTACGTTGAGGAAGCGTGGCCTGGAATggtcccaggagggggcgcttgcctatcccccccccccccatttcatgacattcatgcttggataaggatctggtatgggtttggggggggggggctccccttCAGGATCCTCAGAGTACAAGCTGCACTGCAAGTCGGGTCATCAGGATGTGACTTCTATTCACATCAATGGGATCTGAAAGGTTTGATGAGGATTCATGTGACTGTATGCGGTGCGGAGCCACATTCACCGACAATTACAGATCCTAAGTCTGTCTGtggggagaggggggtgagagaggccGACATGAAgtattgaaggggttgtaaagcttcgcggtttttcaccttcatgtaTTTTATGCCTTGAAGAGGAGCTCcgccctaaaaaaattacaccaaaaaaaaaaatgtttacctcccagaaatggctgttgctatgCGCATTTTCCTAATCTGCCTCCTTCTAGACcgtggcaggtcttcttcctcgtcttTTGGGGAATGGGGTGCGCTGCCTTCCAGGACCTGTGTGTACCCcaagagcagccgcccattcacaaagcgccgcgagactccacttcctgtttcccttagtgaggatggcggcaccGGGAGCTGCCAGGATTGAGGGATCGGCCCCGGGGGGGGCggggtttgtagctgctgacttggaggtggaaactccactttaatgtaaaaaaacatcgatgcttacaagccccgccccctgtttacttacccgagccctcaaaagtcccgcgtcATAAACGCGCTGGTTTCTGGCCGGTCTTCTCGGGTCTCtttattggatgattgatagcagcgcagccattggctcccgctgctgtcaatcaaatcgatGACGCGGTTCGCCAGGGGGTGGGGCAAGTGATAAATCAGCGGCTATAGCTGCAGACTgtatcgcgggagcgcgcctgcaagctaaccctcTCGGGAGAGAGTTTCCCAGAACAGGgatgagccgagacagccgccgagggaccccagaagaggaggatcggagccGCAatacgaactgcacagtggagggaagggtGACgacaagtttgttttttatttttttaaaaaggaatctTTACAaacctttaaaagagaagtatgtttttattttgctATTCATACTTCCCCCGGCGTCTCCGAGAACTGAGCCACCGAGCACCCCCAATGGCTCCTCACAGATCCCCGAGCAGAGCGATGGCGACTGTCAGTCAGCGTGGCTTCTGCTCTACTACTCCGCGCTGAGCGGGGGCGGGGAGCTGAGACGCCCATCATCAGGGCAGCTGGTGGATTCTGACTTGGAAGTTGTGACGACGCGACTTTTCCTGGTAGATTGCGAAACGCATAGAGAAGTGGCGCGGCACGCATGATCCGAGAACAGTGGAGACGTATGCCGCGGATCGTGTCACCGTTCAGTGACaagtccggccacgccccctcaAGCTGTGTGTGACCTGAGGAGGGGCGAAGAGGGAGAGGGGcaaggagggtgagggggcaaggAGCGTGAGGGGGCAAGGAGCGTGAGGGGGCAAGGAGCGTGAGGGGGCAAGGAGCGTGAGGGGGCAAGGAGGGGAGGGGCAAGGAGCGGCAAGGAGCAAGGAGGGGCAAGGAGGGCGAGGGGCAAGGAGGGCGAGGGGCAAGGAGGGTGAGGGGCAAGGAGGGTGAGGGGCAAGGAGGGTGAGGGGGGCGAGGggcaaggagggggaggggcaaggAGTGAACGAAAATATGTTTCTCCAATGTATTTCTCacccatttaggcccctttcacacctatgGACTGTACGTGTATTTATGAGTGAAATCCGGACATtgatccctatgggatcgcgggtgtcagccaatgaacatccgatctcctccggcTCCCCGATCCTCCGATCCTGCAGACGGAGGAGAATCCTATTTTTCCACCCGTCTGCGgattggacagacggtccgtcttcatctgatccccccccccacc
The Rana temporaria chromosome 6, aRanTem1.1, whole genome shotgun sequence DNA segment above includes these coding regions:
- the DDX18 gene encoding ATP-dependent RNA helicase DDX18, with amino-acid sequence MADLQMKLLRRKLEKRSRKVRERKGAGKVSIEESVVEDGEEEEEKVEEIGDIPQPAAVSGGDEEPPKPSPTKRKKKKKRKMPVTEDGSADAKRVKNEEESETNAEAKDEDGAAVNSEKEDDDEEEESSLPMGLTGAFEEESFSSLSSLVDESTLRAISEMGFTHMTEIQHKTIRPLLEGRDVLAAARTGSGKTLAFLIPAIELVYKLKFMPRNGTGVLILSPTRELAMQTYGVLKELMAHHVHTYGLIMGGSNRSAEAQKLANGINIIVATPGRLLDHMQNTPGFMYKNLQCLVIDEADRILEVGFEQEMKQIIGLLPKRRQTMLFSATQTRKVEDLARISLKKEPLYVGVDDNKDTATVDGLEQGYVVCSSEKRFLLLFTFLKKNRKKKMMVFFSSCMSVKFHYELLNYIDLPVMAIHGKQKQTKRTTTFFQFCNADSGILLCTDVAARGLDIPEVDWIIQYDPTDDPKEYIHRVGRTARGIGGRGHALLILRPEELGFLRFLKQAKVPLSEFEFSWSKISDIQSQLEKLIEKNYYLHKSAQEAYKAYIRAYDSHSHKQIFNVNTLDLPKVCTSFGFRIPPFVDLNVNSSGGKRLQKRGGGGGFGYQKPQTVYKAKIFKHFNRSGRADGRQFTR